The DNA sequence CTGGAGGCAGTGTTGTGAGTTGACAGTCTGTGAAGGGGATGGAGGCCACAGATGTCAACAGGGCTACCCAGGCACAGTCTCGCCAGGAGTGAGAAGAGAGTGGGTCAGGAGCAGACAGGGCCTGGGTCTAAAGGTCAGCAGAAGAGGAGCCAGCAATGGAGGCCAAGGAAGCACCCtcagagaggtgggaggagagccAGGAGATGACTGTGCCACATAGGCCAGGACAAAAGAGGTTTCAGGAGGGAGACGGCCAGCAGTGCATGTGCTACAGAAGGCCAAGGGTGAGGAGGGCTGGAGAGGTCATGGTGGCCTTTGCCAGAGCAGTTTCAGTACCGGAGGGCCAGGTGCTCTAGTACAGTGAGCGGGTGACTGGAACCTTGGCTCCAAACCAtgatttttcacttctctgagaTTACCCAGGCACATTTAAAGAGAAGAAgccaggaaagagggaggagtGAAAGCCACAGGTGAGACTGGGAATTGCCAAGAGAGGGCCCCAGTTGCTCAAAGGGGCCCTCTTGCCAAGAGTACAAAGGatctccctccagccccctcaCAACTTGCACACAAGAGAAGGGCTGCCTCTTCTTCAAGGCCATAGGGCACTGGCAGGGGCTTGGGGCAGCTGCCGGTGAGGCTGtggctggggaggaagggtgggaagAAGGCTTGCCTAGTAGGTAGCTTGGCTTTGTAAGTGGAATGGGAGGCACGGGGCGGTCCTCTGCTGAGAGAAAGCCAGAGTGAGTAGGGTACTTGAAGAGTGGGGAAGATTTAAAGAAGGGGGGAGAGCCATGGAAGGACTGCTGAGCAGAGCTGCCACCCCTGCTGAGGCCAGACCGTGGACTTGTCACGGCAGCAGTCTGCACGGCTGGACGAGCTTCTCCAGCAGTGCTCAGCAGCGCAGATGGGGGGCAGCGAGGcatggaggaaaatgaaaatggagacaaGCAGCAGACAGGATGGAGAGGACAGGGAGCCAGGACAGTGGGGCACTGGCAAGAGTGTGCTAGAGGTGAGATGCCCAGGGGTCCCCTGGAGAGGGTCAGATGAAGCCAAGACAGCAAGAAGAACAGACGGGGATGGGCGAGGGGTTTTACTGGGACTCAgacaggggagggaggatggacaGAGCCTGTGGTCCAGAGTTGGGCCATTTCACTTAAAGATATCAGAGGGCTCAATCCCAGGTGGGGACAGGTATAAGGCTGAAACGAAGCAGACGCGAAGGTCATCTGCCCTAGGAGGTCAAgaagtttttattcattcattcaacaaatatttattgagcactgactaCGGCAATCTCTGTGCAAGACACTATATGTAGTGATGAACAAAACTTGGTTCCCATCCCCTAGGAGCTCACCGCCTTGCCTCATTGGGGAAACACATTAACACCATGACAACATCGAGTGGTGACTGTAGTACACAAAAATGCCTAAGTGTGGCGGGAGCACACAGAGGGGCCCTCACCCAGGAATGGAGCAAGTGACCTGAGCCTTAGGATGGGTTAGGAGTTACCCAAGCAAAGGGAGTGACAAGGGCTTTCTCAGAAGAGAGCATCCTCCAGAGAGACCAGCAGGGGTGTTCATCTAGTGGGGCCAGAGGGTAAAGGATGAGGTaagcagtggagagagagaggtaggaGGAGCAGAGTCCCTGAAGGCAGGCACAGAGCTTCCAGAAGAAGGGAGGCTTTGAAGGGATTTTGGCAGGGGAGCagcatgatcagatttgcattttagcacTCGGGCTGCAGTGTGGAGAATTGATTGGAGCAGAGCAAGGGAGCAGACAGAGAGACTGGTTAAAGGCTGCGGGGCAGCAGGGGTGGCAACGGAGGGCACAGTCAGGAGATATTTAGGATTCAAAATCAGCAGGActtgatggttttatttttattttatcatgggggaaggaaggagagaagggtcAAGGATGTTTCCCAGGTGCCACCAACTGAGCTGGAAGAAACAAGAGGAGTGCATTGGGGGTAGAGATGAGGATCTCATTTTGAGAAAGATTGCATTACATACAGGAGCCCGAGAACAACCAGAGGACGTCCTTGGGCACCCAGACGTGGTTAAGAGGTGAAGATTATTATTTCAACAGCTTGGCAGATTCCTCTTAGGGAGGAAACACTTTTGCTTGAGAAAATATGTTGATATGCTGCTGGGGGTAAaaggggagaggctggagcaTGGGTGACCTTAGGGCCAACATAGTCACAAAAATGGTTAAGCTGCCCTGCGTGAGAAAGGAGAGGAATCTGTTTGGCCCTGAGAGGGATGGGCTgagaagggagggcagagaggtaGGAAAGAATGAGTGAAGGGCCAGTGGAAATTCCCACTGGTAGACAGCAGAGGTGCCCCTGCCACGTGTGTGACCTGATGCTGCTTGGTTATTTGTGGAATAAACCCCTTCTCcatctgcccctccctgcccccccagaccccacaggcCCAAGTCCTTAGCAAAGTCAACTCTATTAACACCTGCATTCTGCGAGAGGGGTTTCAAGTGGGAATAGAGGAGAGCACTTGATATCATATCTGGGTTTAAGGGACACAGCAGTTTCAGCCCATCTGGAGGCAGAGCCTAGAGATAGAGGGGTCCAGGAGAATAGGACCCCCTGAAACAGGCCTTGGACTTGGGGATCTGAGTGATCTTGCTCGATTGAAGCTGACATCAGGACATGAATAACATGACCACTCTGCCCTGCACCTGCGACCCTCAGGCTAGACCTCTGCCTGCAGCACAAGTTAGACCTTTCCAGCCCTGGAAAACCAACTGGGAGGTTCCAGCTCAGCACCCTGCGGACGGCCCTCCCCgccacctcccctgccccagtcagGTGAGCTCAGGCTGGGGCAGGCATGTGCATAACCCCATCTGCCTGCTCCCTGCCAGTCTGACCAGCACATTCCTTGGGACGGCAGCGTGGTAGAGGCACTGCAGGTGGGGGACAGAGAAGGCTCCACAGAGAGTGAAAGCCAGAATCAGCCAGAGACAAGGGACAAGAGGACAGAGGCGAGGCCCTTGGAGCAAAGGTGACAGCCAAGGCACTAGGCACCAGGACATGGATGCTGTGGAGCCAGGGGGGCACGGCTGGGCTAGGATATTGTCATGCGAGCCTTGGACAGCCATCATCAGGGCACTATTTGCAGAGTTCCTGGCCACGGGGCTGTATGTGTTCTTTGGCGTCGGCTCGGCCCTGCGCTGGCCCTCGGCACTTCCCTCCGTGCTGCAGATCGCCATCACCTTCAACCTGGTCACAGCTATGGTTGTGCAGGTCACCTGGAAGGCCAGTGGGGCCCACGTCAACCCTGCCGTGACGCTGGCCTTCCTCGTGGGCTCCCACATCTCTCTGCCCCGTGCTGTGGCCTATGTGGCTGCCCAGCTGGCAGGGGCCACCGTAGGGGCTGCTCTGCTTTACGGGGTCACACCAGGAGACATCCGACAGACCATTGGGATTAATATGGTAGGTGCAGGGAGGGATGCaaggcagggccaggaggagggagtCCACATGGGTGGTAGGGGTGGAGGGCCAGACCCgaggagagagaacagaggaagaaacaATTCAGCCACATGCTCCGCACCTGctctgggctgggtgctgggtcCCAGAGGAATCAGGCTTGGCCTTAGTCTAGGAAGAATAGAATGGGATTGTGGTGTGAGGAACAGATGTTGAAGGCAAAAGGGGAAGGAGTCAGAGAAGGACCAGGCATTTAAAGGATAGACGTGGCCAAGGGAGGACTGGGGCTATGGGTAGAGGAAGGGGATCCTGCAAGCACTTCATTTTCCTCTCCAAGCTCTACCCCGTGTCCTCTGCTCCTCCATTTTCCCcaacttcctccctccccagcacctcAAGGACTGCCtactcccccaccccattcccctaACCATCTATGTTCCACCTACTTCCCCAGGTCTCCTCCTTCTGCTCCTACCGCCAGTCTCCTCTCAAACAAGCATCCCCAGCTTCTCAAGCCTTCCCTTCCCCAGCagtcctgggctcctgcctcctgctcctgAACCACTGGCCCCAACCAACCAattggtggggtgggaggggtgctACTCACTTCTGCAGGGAGCAAGTGTCCAGGGCTGATGTGAGCTCCACTGCACAGATCTCCTCAAGTCCTGGAGCTGAGCAGTGATGAGGTGTCACCCCCCTTACAGCTGAGGGGAACAAGCCTGGGGGTTCACCGTGCCATGGGCAGAGCATGCATCTGCTCCAACATAACCCTCTGCCCAGGTCCAGAACAGCGTCTCGATTGGCCAAGCAGTGGCAGTGGAGCTGGTTTTGACCCTGCAGCTGGTACTCTGTGTCTTTGCTTCCACCGACAGCCGTCAGACATCGGGCTCCCCAGCCACCATGATTGGGATCTCTGTGGCACTGGGCCACCTCATTGGGGTAAGGGGCAAAGGGGACACCATGCACATGGATACACTGGGTCCCTCCCTGGGGAAGCTGCAGGGCCCTGAAGGCCAGGAAGTATCCCTCCCTGAGCCCCacatcccttgaggccaggataTGGTGCTGCCTGATGCCAAGGCTGGGGCCAGGACAGAAGGGACTCTCCCCTTCTAGGCCTGCCATAAGCCTCCTCACACCCTGGCCCTGCATTTGCTCCCCAGATCTACTTCACCGGCTGCTCTATGAACCCAGCCCGCTCCTTCGGTCCTGCTGTCATCATTGGGAAGTTCACAGTCCACTGGGTGAGACCCTCTCTACTGGCAGccatggggaagggagagggctgGAGTAGGGACAGTAGACATTGGGTTTTACCAGCAGTGGGTCCACAGAGACTTGGGGAgacaacccccacccccaaccattTTGACCCCAGAGTGGAGGTCCCCTAAGCTCAGAAGGCCAGAGTAAGCGTCCCAGCTTGTACTTCCTTCCTTTCCAGCATTGATAACCCAGGGGATCCAGGAGACTGGCAAGAAGTGGGCCAGGACAGAAGCTATGGCTTTGGCCCGAGCCTTAAGTCCTGGCTGTTTCCTTATTCACTTTCTCCAGCTGGATTAATTCTCAAACTtggataaagaaaaagacaaaacagaaacaGACAGATACGCCAGCAGAGACAGAAACGGCAATAGCTAGGACTCATGGCTAAaatgggggaggcaggaggaaagagaCATGAGGGGAGAGGAGTCTGGCCCTCTGGACCCAGCTCCATGGACGGCAAGGTGCCCTCACCTTGTGTGGAGGCAGGACTTGTGGTTCTCAAATTTACCACCTTGCAGACAGTTGAGGAAGACGGGAGACCATGTCAGCCCTAGGGAAGCAGGCAGAGGCCACAAAGCCACCCTATGATCCTGATAGCTCATGGGTAGGTGTCTACTTTCTTCTCAGGTCTTCTGGGTGGGACCTCTGACAGGAGCTGTACTGGCTTCACTGATCTACAACTTTATCCTGTTCCCTGACACCAAGACCCTGGCCCAGCGACTGGCCATCCTCACAGGCactgtggagggagagagagtggtAGGGGTGGAGCCCCAGAAGAAAGAATCCCAATCCAGTTCAGAGGACACGGAAATGGAGACTGTGTGAAACGGCATAGACTTTGCCCCCCGCCTTCAGGATTCAGAGAGGAGCCCTGTAAGTGGGCAATGTGCCTTGAATGGCCTAACTTGAGGTTTTCCTGGGAGGGGTGTCAATGGGGAGGCTTGATCCCTTGTCCTAACAGGGTGGCCAGGGGGTGCCAGCTCTTCTCCCTGGCATTACATTTCTAGATAGAAAGAATCTGGAAGCAAATCTGTCCAGTCCCCTCCCCATCTCTTAATGAGACAGAGCAGAGGGGGGCAGGGGACTTCATGATCACTCTTACCTCCCTTCCCTCACCCAACTAGACACCAGTGGGAGTTCTGAGCCTCCAGATCCCTGTGTCTTTGGGAAAAAGGAAACTGGAGACCAGGCAACCACCCTGCTTAGATACTGAGAGCTACAGGGACCTTGGGAAATCCTTGGGGAGGAGCGGACAGGCTTCCTGGAAGAATCAGGTCCTGGAACAGCCTCTGAGCTCCTGAGAGGGATTTCCCTGCCCTTGGGGATAGCTGGGGAGCTATGACTCCTCTCTCAGACTGGGGGCTTCCTGAGGACAGAGACCAACTCCCAAAAGATCTTTATTCCTCACTTCTCGAAATGCTCAGGAGAAGACCCCACCCTTAGAAAGAGCTGACAGAGAGAGGAAACTTTCCTCCGGTTGGCAGAGGGGCAGAATATAGGAAGAGAGGTTTGAGCCAGAAAGGGCTTTCCCAGGGTAAGCTCTCCCCAGTTGTCTGCCCTGACTTCCACCCTACAGCCATTCATGGGAACAATCCTGAGAGGggaagcccccaccccagcccccagttCTTAACCTGGGCCAAAGAAGCCATCTCCTGCTTCCTTCTCAGCATTACCGGGATCCCAAAAAAATGCAGTCAAGTAAGTCCCAAAGATGGTGGGAACCCAAGAATGACCCAGGAAACCAAGATTTGAAGTTCAGTGCCTCTGAAGGTCTACTGAAGTCCAAATTGGTTAAGATTTAAAGGCTGTTCTATATCTACTCTGCCCATGACTTGGGGTCCTGTCTGGATCTCAGCTTCCCCAGGTACAAAATGGACACAGTCCTCTCCCAGAGACTGCTGTGAAAACAAGAAATTGGAAGACGCTTTTGGAAGTGAAAATGCTAGAAAAACAACTCCAATAAAGGATGATTATTGTTGCTGTTACTGTAATTACTGGGTTTGAATACAATTGCTGTTGGTAATggagggaagagggcagagaggaagatgattgagagggagggaagaaagagtaggcttttctctcatttcattgGATCTACTTACCCATGACCCTGCCTCCTCTCTTGGGTCTGCTGACCTGGGAGCTTTGTGGGTatgggggtttgggggagggacCCTGGAATGAAGAGACAGGCCAATAAAAGtcagttttcatttctatggCGGTCATCACCGTGGTCACCCCCTGAGATGCAGTGACCAAATCCATATAAAAGATAGGTCCTTTTTTCATGATGCCTCCcaaggggctggggatggggaaaGGCTGCCAAAGTCTTCCAAAGGCAGGGTAACGGCCCTAGCCTGTGGCCAGTGCAGTAACTGAGTCCCTGGTGCTCGTGGCCCCAGCAGCTGTGCTCAGCGTTCTGTAACATCATCAGTCCAGATACTACTCACATCTCTCTAAGATGGGTCCCACTCATCCATCTTCAATCTCTCAGAGCCCAGGGCTGCCTGTGCCCTTTATGAGCAGGGACagctgggggtgtgtgtgtgtgtgtgtgtgtgtgtgtgtgtggtgtgtgtggaggATATTGCTGACTTGCTAAAGGTCACCCAGCTCAGAAGCATGGACCCTTAAGGGTTCCCCAGCTtagaattttccaaaatagaGCTCCAGGGGGGCTTACACAAGCTGCAgccacaggaaggaaggaagcaggaacTAGAGGGCTGAAGAGGGGCTGGTGGAACTAATACAGTAGGCTCTTAAGCTCCTTAACAAATTATCTCTGCGTCCCCAGAGCCAAGCACACACtgggtgctcaataaaagtttgatgaatgaatgactgaggCTGTGCAGCTGGGGAGGGAAATGAGGCAGTAATAGATCAAGGATGAAAATTCAGGAGTTACAACTCCAAATAAGCCAAAATGACAGCAGCTGAGAAGCCTGTGCTTCCAAGCAGAGGCTGAGAAGAGGGTGCAGAGCCAGACGTTTGAGTCTCCATCCACTATCCCAAAGCAGGCTCCATGACGTCTGCCCCAGGAACTTATGGGCCAAAAGGGTAAGGTGGTTGCCTGAAGAGAAAACTGGGGGGCCATTTTCATGAATAGTTCTTTAAAGCTGTTTTCTGTCAGGATAGAGCAAGAGGAAATAAGCTTGAGAAGTGAGGAATTAGGTTAGAACCTGCAGAGCATCGAAGGTTAGACGTGGAAATAAGTAACCAAAGGTTAGCTTTTCCTCCTCTGGAGCCCTTTAATAGGACAGCAGGCCATCTGTTTAGATGAGGGAAGGGCTGGCCTCTGGGGAGCTGAATCTCAGTGGTTCCAGCTAGGGGAAGCAGGCTTCATCATCACAGCCCCTGGGTTtgtggcagggcagggggcaTGGGGAGGACAGAGACCCAACCAGGCCAGCTCTTGGTGTGTATTCCCTTCCTCCCGTTTGTCAGGGGAAGTTTTTAATTAATGGTGTGTAATCTGATCTGACCCTTCTCCCTGCTGAGCACTGCCTTCAATCAGTGGAGCCATCTGCAATTGCAATTCATAATTCTCCCGAAAGGGAGGGGGACTCAGGACTGGTGCCTTGGTGATTAATACAATTAGCCTTTTATGTTGATGATTGTCTTAGCAGGAGCAGATGATGCTGAGCTCAGAGCCTAGGCGATCGCTTCCCCTGCTTCCCATCCCCACTGCTCATCTTTAACCTGCTACCTCAGGTATAAAGAGGACAGACCTGATATAGGACCATACTGTGCCAAGGAGAAAAGCCCAGAAGGGGCCAGGCTCTGAGACACATTTGGTCTCCTGGGActatgggaggaggaggagcaacaCAGTGATCCAGAGACTTTCACTTTCCAAAGAAAATCACTTTGACCCAAAGGATTCTGTGGactaaagttttttaaaaaagaaagaaaaacctagaTAAACGTAGAATACTACGTAATAATACGTCAAATACAAGTTAGGCACTTACTACCtatgtgaacttgagcaagttacttaggGATCCTAAGCCTCACCTTCCTCGTCTGGAAAATGGAGTATAATCAACAGGGTGCTGGAAGAGCTATGTGAGATGTGTTTAGTACCACGCCTGACATATAGGCAGATCTCAATCATTGGTAGCTAATtttaccaccatcatcatcaagGTAGAATGTATTATATCTACCACGAGCTTAGCTGCTTCCCCTGCAGTTTCTAAAGAGGCCTGGGCTATCTAAAGAAGGGATCACTTCTTTCACATACCCCAGGCTTAGCTTGAGCTAaggggagagtgtgtgtgtttggggaaagaggagaatCCCAGAGGAAAGAGTCATCAAGAATTAAAACACAAGGAACAGAAATAAGTGCCTCCTCAGAACAGAGAAATGGAGCACTGAAGTGATCACAGCTGGGAGAGTTGGTTTGGGGAGATTCAGGGAATAAGGGTGACAAGGCTGGTTGGGGTGGGAACGGGGTGAAAAGAAGCAGGGGACTTGGGACTTGAGGACTTGGAATTTCACATGAAAACCAAGTAAACAAAAAGGGAACTAACATCAGGGCTGAGGGTTAAAGGGGTACCACAGACCAAAATCACCATGATCTATAATGAGGTCAAGTGATCAGGAACAAGCTGATCTGGGTTTTGGTGGGAGAATCCACTAGGTCAGGGGAGGGGATCGCCTCAGTCCCTCTGGCCCCACAGCACTGTCTCCATGACCCAAGCAGCACCAGGGAATGCAGGAAACAGGTCTGAGGAAAAAAGAGCTTGATGTTTGATATTAAGAGAGATTTTAGCATACAGCTTTGTGCCCCCGCAATGTCAAagaggaagacagggagggaggaagggagggaagaagttAAGGGCTAATCAAGATGAAGCATCCGGCCAAGCTGTGGCCACTCTGGGCAGCTGTGGCAGGGGGTCAGTACAGCCAAGATCTGTAATCACTTCTCAGGGAGAGGCAGCTACACTAAGGCACAGTCACATATTTAGCAAAAGCTGGGGAGGTGAGGCATGGTTAGTGAATGGGGTTCATGGGAGTGGGGAGTCCAATGGCACTAATTAATAGGCTGTGGTTAATTAGCAGAAAGGGGGGAACTGAAAAACAATGTTTCAGAGCTCTGATTAAGGCAGATAAAGGAACAGCTATAGCCCAAGCTTGAAGTGGAGGAGGccagagacagaggcagggatCAATAACTAGCACTCTCCCCCCATGGACAGATGGAACAAGGACCAGCCCACCGATAAGAGAAGAGGCCAGGCCAGCAGTTGGGGTGTCCAGTTCTGGAGCAACAGGCTGGAGATGCTTCCTCTGCCTGGGAATATACTTCTGGTTCCCCCTAGCTGCCGTACTCATCCTGCGCTCCAGCTTTGTCATAACCTCTGAGGCTCTCTAAGCCTTCAGCTCCCGCTATCCTCTGAGTTCCTCTCACAGCACTGTGCCCACCTCTATCCTCACACCAAACACATTACGTCACAGTTATTTGAACACCTGTCTGAACAGGAAGACCTTCTTAagcaaaactgtattttttttagtctACTTTTCATTTCAGGGCAGTAGGTTCCTTATCTTTATTCTCTGTCCTGTGAGATAGGCTTCCTTTTTTTGGTTGGTCCCCAAATCACAGCCTTCTACCTTAAAGGGAGGAAAGACCTTCCTCTGATATTCTGGATTGGGTGAGCAAATTGGACAAAGGATTGCAACAAACATTCCCAACCCCCTGCCCAAACAGAATGTCTAACACCTCTAATCTCTCAGGTGTcacaatggtccccaacctttttggcactggggccggtttcatggaagataatttttccacagactggggatgGGGGGCGGGTGTCATGGATGTGAGGGTGTGGttcggagctcaggcggtgatacacagcctgtttcctcacaggccacggcccaggggttggggactgcagtgttAAAGCACTCTGACCTCCATCAGGATGTACTGTTGTTTTGGTCATACCACCACTGATTCACAATGcctttttccctcctcccctcattCAGGACTTACATGTAATAGCTCCCGGGGGTCATGACTGGGACAGATTTTGATCCTATCCCTACACATTGCTTGTCTGCTTCTTCATGCCAGGTGTCTTGGGCTGAGccttgttttctctgcttttcccttACTGCAGCTTCCCTCCAGACCTGAACTCCCTGTTTTAATACCTCTTTGACCACAGCAAAGTAGCATGTTCCTTGGCCTGCACATATAGTCCAGCCAACAGCCTCTCATGTGAATAGTTAACACTTCAAACCCAGACCTTGGTTATGAGATGCACCACTACTTTATGagccactaagaaagaaaaaacactgtaTTATATTTGTAAGATGCCATTGATTATAAGATGTCCCGGTTCtcagagatattaataatatatttttaaagcacatgtTGTAATCAATGAAATAATCATTTCTCCCTTAAATCTTGGCTCtttaaattgacttttaaaattttttttctgttttctgagacaaggtctcactctgttgcccggggtacagtgcagtggcatcatgataactcacagcaacttcaaactccagagctcaagcgatcctcctgcctcagcctccagagtaggtgggactacaggcgtgtgccaccatgcccggctaagttttctacttttttgtagagacagggcctcactcctgctcaggccggtcttgaactcctgagctcaagcaatcctcccgcctcagcctcccaaagtgctaggattataggcgtgaggcaCTGTGTCCGGCCTTTGAGTTTTAATGAAAAGAGGAATGGAAGACCAAAGTAGGATCCATATTAGAGGGTCTCaagtcttctctccttccttcctcttagGGGGAATGTATACCATTGCTCTCATATGCTGTCAACTCCACACATCTATTGCTACACCAGATTTTAACTACTCAGGCCACCCCACAGAGTGAATATCTCCTCTCCCTCAGTGCCAGGGGAGAAAAGCCCACTTTTTTCATGGAGGAAACAGAAAACATAGACCACACCAAGCTGGGACCACAATTTTGAGGAGATAATAGGCTAGCACTCCAATACCATTATCCAACTACTTCCCATCCCACTGGGTTAttttccctagagcctccagagcaGTGTCATGAGAAGATGCAGAGATTAGTCATTTCCTCCTAATCTGGCTAAGACAGCTCCCTTAAGCTGCCGACTGCAGGCAGTTCCCTTTAGAGAAAAGCAGCTGGAAAGGGCTTAGCCCTTTAATGCCAGCAGCTGTATCTCCACAGTGCGGCTGCTCTGCTGAGGGGCTGGACTCTGTCCAGAAGCATCAAGCATTTAGCCCCATTCAATGTATATTAACCCAGGAGGAGAAAGCAGCTAGCTCCCTAGGAGGAGGGGAGGTAGTTCAGTTAAACACCTCCACCCCTAGGCTTTACTTTccaatgagggaaaaaaatctcagccCCTTTGAATCCTTCCCTCTAATAAAATCTGGACAAACTATCACAGGCAGAAAGAGCTTTCTCTATGGTACAAGCAATTCGATTTCAAAAACTAACCTAAGTTCCTTGTGATTCTAGCcctagggaggaaaaaaacaagtaacctAAGGACAGATCCACTTGTTAGTTTTGACAACAAAAAGACTTCAGGCCACTAACCACCCAGACTCATTCACCTTTGagctgttttttttcctctgaggtATAAAGTATTCTGATCCCAAGTATGCTGTGTG is a window from the Eulemur rufifrons isolate Redbay chromosome 16, OSU_ERuf_1, whole genome shotgun sequence genome containing:
- the AQP6 gene encoding aquaporin-6, translated to MDAVEPGGHGWARILSCEPWTAIIRALFAEFLATGLYVFFGVGSALRWPSALPSVLQIAITFNLVTAMVVQVTWKASGAHVNPAVTLAFLVGSHISLPRAVAYVAAQLAGATVGAALLYGVTPGDIRQTIGINMVQNSVSIGQAVAVELVLTLQLVLCVFASTDSRQTSGSPATMIGISVALGHLIGIYFTGCSMNPARSFGPAVIIGKFTVHWVFWVGPLTGAVLASLIYNFILFPDTKTLAQRLAILTGTVEGERVVGVEPQKKESQSSSEDTEMETV